The nucleotide window CTGTAGAAGCCCGTAAAGAAGCGCCTCTGCCGTCGGCGGGCAGCCAGGCACATAGACATCAACCGGCACGACACGGTCGCAGCCGCGGACCACTGAATAGGAATAGTGATAGTAGCCGCCGCCATTGGCACAGGAGCCCATGGAGAGCACCCAGCGCGGCTCGGCCATCTGGTCGTAAACCTTGCGCAGGGCCGGCGCCATCTTATTGGTCAGCGTACCGGCAACAATCATCACGTCGGACTGCCGCGGGCTCGGCCGGAACACCATGCCGAACCGGTCAAGGTCATATCGGCTGGCGGCCGAATGCATCATCTCGACGGCACAACAGGCAAGACCAAAGGTCATCGGCCAGAGCGATCCGCCGCGGGCCCAATTGAAGAGCTTGTCAGCCTGAGCGACGACAAAGCCCTTTTCATTTAGCTCGTCGCCGACAGCCTTCAGGATAGCGTCCTGATCGGCACCCGGCGGAAGCGGGCGAAGATCCTGCGAAGCCTGCATAACGGGTCTCACTCCCATTCCAACGCCCCTTTGCGCCATTCGTAGACGAATCCGATCGTCAATACGCTGAGGAAGATGATCATCGACCAGAAGCCAAAGAGCCCAATCCCGCCGAGCGAGATCGCCCAGGGAAACAGGAAGGCCACTTCCAGGTCAAAGATGATGAAGAGGATGGCAACAAGATAGAACCGGACGTCGAACTGGCCTCTGGAATCGTTGAACGCTTCGAAGCCACACTCGTAGGCCGAAACCTTTTCCGAATCAGGCCGCTGCTTCACGACCAATAGAGATCCGATCACCATTGCGAGGCAGAGCCCGATCGCAACAGCGAGGAAAATCAGAATAGGCAAATATTCCCGGAGGATATCGCTCATATCGTCAGCTCTCTCTCATGCCCGGCGCGTTGAAGTGATCCTAGGATACACCCACGCCTTGTTACCGGGCGCACTATAGTTCCATAGCGCGTCCAAGAAAAGCCTGTGTCGCCACAGAAAGACCGAAAGAATTCTTTAAATTCCGGCGCTTGAACGCATCTTACGGCCTCGGGCGATGACCGGGCCGTATACAATTTCAGAATTGATTTAACTAAAGATAAATGGCGGGAGTGACGGGACTCGAACCCGCGGCCTCCGGCGTGACAGGCCGGCGCTCTAACCAACTGAGCTACACCCCCGTTTTCTGGGCCGCGGTGCCGTCCGTTTGGCGGCGCCCCCGACGAGGAGGCGCTTATTTACGTGGGCCCCCATGGAGTGTCAAGCACGATGGATTGGAAAAATGACACTTTTTTGGGTCGACCACGCGTAACCGCCGGAATAGTCCGGTTTTCCGCAGAAAATTCTTTGTTTTCCCGGACCGACATCCAAGCTTAAGTTACAAAAACAAGACCAACGGACCAGAACAGGATCCCTGCCCGATGATGACCGAACGCGATTATGGCCGACTCACGAAGCTCATCGCCATGCTGGCCAGCGAGAACGACGGAGAGGTGCTGAACGCGGTCGATGCCATAAGCAACATCCTGAACCAGTACGGGCTGGTCTGGAACGATCTCCTGCTGCCCAGGAAGTTCCTGAAGGTACGAGATACCCAGAGCGACGACCTCATCGCCGAGCCCGCGAGCAGCGCGCCGCCGGACCCGACACAGGCCTCGCCAAAGCAGATGTTTGAAATTTTGTTGGCCAGCCCGCGAGTCTCCGTGGAGACCAAGCGGGACATTCGCGACTATTCGAAAGAAATTTCGGAGAATCGGGTGAGCCCCAAAACCAGGGCCGACCTGCATGCTATGTATCGTTATGCCATCGTACAAGGCCGATACATCTAGCGTTCGGACAGATCTAGCGTCCGGAGCGGATGGTGGGCGCTGACGGGATCGAACCGCCGACCCTCTCGGTGTAAACGAGATGCTCTGCCAGCTGAGCTAAGCGCCCGTTCCGCATCGGGGACAAGCCCCAACGAAAACGCCGCCCCTTCTAACAGGGACGGCGTCACGCGAAAAGAGAGAAATGTGTAGCGTCAGTTCAAAGCGTCTTTCAGACCCTTGCCAGCCTTGAATTTCGGCTGTTTCGACGCGGCAATTTGAATTTTTTCACCGGTCCGCGGATTGCGGCCCTCGCTGGCGGCGCGGGATGCGACGCTGAAGGTACCGAAACCGACCAGCCTGACCTCGTCACCGGATTTCAGCGCGGAGGTAATGGAGTCGAGGACAGCGTCGACAGCGGAAGCCGCATCAGCTTTGGTTATATCAGCGGAATCGGCAACGGCCGCGACGAGCTCATTTTTATTCACGTTATAGCCCCCCTATCAATTGATGGAATCACCCAGAAATTGGCCGGATTACCGGCCCAATTGGTGAGCTAGTTTAAATCGCGGAAAACACGGGCGTCAATCGAACAACCGGTAGATTTCCGCAGGATTGCGGGGATTATCACGATTGCTCAATTTTATTCCGGTAATTTTCGAATAATTTATAGTCATAAAAATGAGAAAACCCCGACTCGAAAGCCGGGGTTAAGCTCAATTCTTTGTTTTCTGCCTGTCTATTGGCAGAACAACCTAATGTGTTGTCAGAGACTTCTCTTTTTTGCCATCAGCTGCAGCCACTGGCTCGATAACAATCTCTTCAGGATCAATCGGCACCAAAGGTTTTGTCAGCGCCGTGGCAAGAACCTCGTCAACTGAAGCGACCGGAATGATCTCCAGGCCTTCCTTGACGTTGTCCGGGATCTCCGCGAGGTCTTTCTCGTTGTCCTTCGGGATCAATACGACCTTGAGACCGCCACGAAGCGCCGCCAGGAGCTTTTCCTTGAGACCGCCAATCGGCAGGACACGCCCGCGCAATGTGACCTCTCCGGTCATGGCGACATCCCGGCGCACCGGAATACCGGTCAGGACCGATACAATCGAGGTCACCATGCCGACACCTGCGGACGGGCCATCCTTCGGCGTCGCGCCTTCCGGCACATGCACGTGGATATCCCGGTTCTCAAGGCTCTTCAGAGGAATCCCGAACATGAAAGCGCGTGATTTCACAAAGCTTTCAGCCGCCTGAATCGATTCGCGCATGACATCGCCGAGCTTGCCGGTCGAAATCACCTTGCCCTTGCCAGGTACGGTCACCGATTCGATGGAGAGCAACTCGCCGCCGACCTCTGTCCAGGCGAGACCCGTGGTAACACCGACCAGATCGTTTTCCTCGACCTCGCCGTAGCGGTACTTCCGGACGCCCGCGTACTTTTCCAGATTCTCGGGAGTCACTTCGACCGACTTGACCCCGTCCATGAGGATTTCCTTGACCGCCTTGCGCGCCAAATTGGCGAGCTCGCGCTCAAGATTACGGACGCCGGCCTCACGAGTGTAGTAGCGGACCAGATCAAGCAGACCTTTGTCTGTGATCGACCATTCGCCTTTTTTGAGACCGTGCTGCTCGATCTGCTTGTTGATCAGGTGGCGTTTGCAGATCTCCACCTTCTCGTCCTCGGTGTAGCCGGAGATACGGATGATCTCCATCCGATCGAGAAGCGGTTGCGGCATACGCAGCGTGTTCGCGGTCGTAACGAACATCACGTCCGACAGATCGTAATCGACTTCCAGATAATGGTCCTGGAAGGTCGTGTTCTGCTCCGGGTCGAGCACTTCGAGCAATGCCGAGGACGGGTCGCCGCGATAGTCGTTACCGAGCTTGTCGATCTCATCGAGCAGGAACAGCGGGTTTGAGAACTTTGCCTTCTTCATCCCCTGAATGACCTTGCCCGGAAGCGAGCCGATATAGGTCCGGCGGTGCCCGCGCACTTCGGCCTCGTCACGCACACCGCCGAGCGACATGCGGACAAAGTTACGACCCGTGGATTCAGCGATGGATTTACCGAGCGAAGTCTTGCCGACACCCGGAGGACCAACGAGGCAGAGAATCGGCCCCTTCACCTTGCCAGTGCGCTGCTGCACGGCGAGATACTCGAGGATCCGCTCCTTGACCTTCTCAAGCCCATAATGATCCCGATCGAGAACCGACTGGGCATGCTTGATATCTTTCTTGACCCGCGAGCGCTTCTTCCACGGAATGGCAAGCAGCCAGTCTAGGTAGTTGCGCACAACGGTCGCTTCCGCGGACATCTGGCTCATGTTGCGCAGCTTCTTCAGCTCCGCATCTGCCTTCTCACGCGCTTCCTTGCTGAGCTTCGTCTTCCGAATCCGCTCTTCAAGCTCGACCAGTTCATCGCGGCTGTCGTCGGTTTCGCCGAGCTCCTTCTGAATGGCCTTCATCTGCTCATTCAGATAATACTCGCGCTGGGTCTTCTCCATCTGCCGCTTGACGCGGTTCCGGATGCGTTTCTCGACCTGCAGAACGCCGATCTCGCCTTCCATGAAGCCGTAGACCCGCTCTAGACGCTCAATGACCGTCTCGCTTTCAAGCAGTTCCTGCTTCTCGGCAATCTTCAGCGCCAAATGGGACGCGATCGTATCCGTCAATTTGGCCGGATCTTCGATCTGGTTGACCGAAACTAGAACCTCGGGCGGAATCTTCTTGTTCAGCTTGATGTATTGCTCGAACTGGCTGACCACGGCCCGGGACAGCGCTTCCTGCTCCGGATCGTCGCTTTCATCGTCGACAATCGGCTCAGCAAAGGCTTCGAAGAAATCTTCGTTGTCCTTGAACTCGGTAATCCGCGCACGCTGAATGCCTTCAACCAGCACCTTCACCGTGCCATCGGGCAATTTAAGAAGCTGCAAGACGGTACCAACGGTGCCGACAGTATAAATGTCGGCCGGCGAAGGATCGTCATCCGCAGCATTTTTCTGCGTAACCAGAAGGATCTGCTTGTCGTCCTTCATAACGTCTTCGAGGGCACGCACAGATTTATCGCGGCCCACGAAGAGCGGAACAATCATGTGCGGAAAGACGACGATGTCGCGCAACGGAAGGACGGGGAAACTTGAGGTACCTGTCTCTTGCATCAGTCTTTCAACTCGCTCCCCTCTACAAAACGATTGCCGGGATGGGGAGAGCGCCCGGCGAACCGTTATTTAAATGGCACTCTCCCAACACCGTTCAAGTCGGGAGTGAATTATGCGCTGGATCCAACGTCCTCGCGGCGCTCTCCGTGCACCATGATCGGCGGAGCGCCATTCTCGACCGTCTCGCCGTTGATGATGATTTCCTCGACATCTTCCATGCCCGGCAAATCAAACATCGGATCGAGCAGAATGCCTTCCATGATGGACCGCAGACCACGCGCGCCGGTCTTCCGTTCGATGGCCTTGTCGGCGATTGCCTTCAGGGCCTCCTCGCGGAACTCCAGATTGACGTTCTCCATCTCGAACAGCCGCTGGTACTGCTTGACCAGAGCGTTCTTGGGTTTCGTCAGAATCTCGACCAGTGCTTCGTTATCAAGGTCTTCCAGCGTCGCGACGACCGGCAGACG belongs to Nisaea sp. and includes:
- a CDS encoding HU family DNA-binding protein, encoding MNKNELVAAVADSADITKADAASAVDAVLDSITSALKSGDEVRLVGFGTFSVASRAASEGRNPRTGEKIQIAASKQPKFKAGKGLKDALN
- the lon gene encoding endopeptidase La, with translation MQETGTSSFPVLPLRDIVVFPHMIVPLFVGRDKSVRALEDVMKDDKQILLVTQKNAADDDPSPADIYTVGTVGTVLQLLKLPDGTVKVLVEGIQRARITEFKDNEDFFEAFAEPIVDDESDDPEQEALSRAVVSQFEQYIKLNKKIPPEVLVSVNQIEDPAKLTDTIASHLALKIAEKQELLESETVIERLERVYGFMEGEIGVLQVEKRIRNRVKRQMEKTQREYYLNEQMKAIQKELGETDDSRDELVELEERIRKTKLSKEAREKADAELKKLRNMSQMSAEATVVRNYLDWLLAIPWKKRSRVKKDIKHAQSVLDRDHYGLEKVKERILEYLAVQQRTGKVKGPILCLVGPPGVGKTSLGKSIAESTGRNFVRMSLGGVRDEAEVRGHRRTYIGSLPGKVIQGMKKAKFSNPLFLLDEIDKLGNDYRGDPSSALLEVLDPEQNTTFQDHYLEVDYDLSDVMFVTTANTLRMPQPLLDRMEIIRISGYTEDEKVEICKRHLINKQIEQHGLKKGEWSITDKGLLDLVRYYTREAGVRNLERELANLARKAVKEILMDGVKSVEVTPENLEKYAGVRKYRYGEVEENDLVGVTTGLAWTEVGGELLSIESVTVPGKGKVISTGKLGDVMRESIQAAESFVKSRAFMFGIPLKSLENRDIHVHVPEGATPKDGPSAGVGMVTSIVSVLTGIPVRRDVAMTGEVTLRGRVLPIGGLKEKLLAALRGGLKVVLIPKDNEKDLAEIPDNVKEGLEIIPVASVDEVLATALTKPLVPIDPEEIVIEPVAAADGKKEKSLTTH
- a CDS encoding NADH-quinone oxidoreductase subunit A, whose product is MSDILREYLPILIFLAVAIGLCLAMVIGSLLVVKQRPDSEKVSAYECGFEAFNDSRGQFDVRFYLVAILFIIFDLEVAFLFPWAISLGGIGLFGFWSMIIFLSVLTIGFVYEWRKGALEWE
- a CDS encoding NuoB/complex I 20 kDa subunit family protein; this encodes MGVRPVMQASQDLRPLPPGADQDAILKAVGDELNEKGFVVAQADKLFNWARGGSLWPMTFGLACCAVEMMHSAASRYDLDRFGMVFRPSPRQSDVMIVAGTLTNKMAPALRKVYDQMAEPRWVLSMGSCANGGGYYHYSYSVVRGCDRVVPVDVYVPGCPPTAEALLYGLLQLQKKIKRTSTIAR